Below is a window of Streptomyces sp. NBC_00223 DNA.
GCTCCGCGGTCAGCTCCGAGCAGGCCAGGTCCGGGTAGCGGTTGAAGGTGGCCGCGGCGGCGGTGGCCGCCTCCAGGACACCGGGCAGCGGGGGATACGGGTTCTCGTTCGAGGACAGCTTGAAGGCGGGCACGCCCTCCTCGGCGGCCGGGGGTCGCCCGGGCTTGTACGTCGGGATGCCGTCCAGTTCCGCGCGCAGTTTCGGGGTACTCATGGCCACACCCTATGAGGGGGCCGTCCGGCTGGGGAGGTGCGGTACGTCACCCCGTCAGGCACCCCCTTCGGCACCCTCTCCGGCCCGGGGCCGGAGACCGCGTGAAGCGCCCCTTGCGGCGCCCCCGGAGCACATCCCGCGGGACCCCCGGCCGGCTCCGTTCCGTGCCCGGGTGGCGCGCGCGGTGGCGCGCATCCCCCATAGGAGTGAGTTGGCGATATTGGTGGCGCAGAGCCAATGGCCGGGAGATCGCCGCGCCCGTGCCCTCATCGACCACGCGCCAAGGGCTGCCGCCTGCATATTCCACCTTGCATACAGGATTCGATCTTGCAGAAACCGTTCATCAGGGGGGTTCCCCCTACAGAAGCCGGACGGACCAGCACCGCCCTACTATCGGCACGCCATGACAGCAGCAGGGAATCACCAGGCGAGCCGACCCATCGGACGCCGGCTGGAGCGAGCGGGGATCAGAGATGTCGCCGCCGCCGCCGGCGTCTCGATCACGACTGTCTCCGACGCGCTCAACGGCAAGGGCCGACTGCCCGATGCCACCCGACGCCATGTCCGCGAAGTCGCCGACCGGCTCGGATACCGCCCCTCAGCCGCCGCACGCACCTTACGCACCGGCAGATCGGGGCTGATCGGTCTGACGGTCACGACCTACGGCGAAGAACCGTTCACCTTCACCGAGTTCGCGTACTTCGCCGAGATGGCCAGGGCCGCCACCTCCGCGGCGCTGGCCCGCGGCTACGCGCTGGTCATCCTGCCCGCCTCCTCCCAGCACGACGTGTGGGGCAATGTGGCGCTGGACGGCACCGTGGTGATCGACCCCTCCGACCAGGACCCGGTGGTCACCGAACTCGTCCGTCAGGGCGTGCCGGTGGTCAGCGACGGCCGCCCGGCCGGCAGTCTGCCGGTGCACGCCTGGGTCGACAACGACCACGAGGAGGCCGTGCTCGGCATCCTCGACCACCTCGCCGCCGCCGGCGCCCGCCGGATCGGCCTGCTCACCGGCACCAGCACCGACACGTACACCCGGCTGTCCACCACCGCGTACCTGGAATGGTGCGAACGCGTCGGCCAGGAACCGGTGTACGAGGCGTATCCGGCCCACGACCCGTGCGCGGGCGCGGTCGCCGCGGACCGCTTACTGGCCCGTCCGGACCGCCCGGACGCCGTCTACGGTCTGTTCGACCCCAACGGGACCGATCTGCTCGCCGCCGCCCGCCGCTACGGCCTGCGGGTCCCCGACGA
It encodes the following:
- a CDS encoding LacI family DNA-binding transcriptional regulator — its product is MTAAGNHQASRPIGRRLERAGIRDVAAAAGVSITTVSDALNGKGRLPDATRRHVREVADRLGYRPSAAARTLRTGRSGLIGLTVTTYGEEPFTFTEFAYFAEMARAATSAALARGYALVILPASSQHDVWGNVALDGTVVIDPSDQDPVVTELVRQGVPVVSDGRPAGSLPVHAWVDNDHEEAVLGILDHLAAAGARRIGLLTGTSTDTYTRLSTTAYLEWCERVGQEPVYEAYPAHDPCAGAVAADRLLARPDRPDAVYGLFDPNGTDLLAAARRYGLRVPDDLLLVCCSESGGYAGTDPPITTLSLQPRRIGTAVVQLLIDAIEGIGPAHPVQQVMPTELIVRASSQRRPHRTTVSPPRGPSRGEE